The window CATAGGATTTCGCAAATCGAACAAGCCTGGAATCCGCCTTGGAGATCACGTCTTTCTTTATGCTCCTGGCGGCAGCAGGCGCATCTTTGCTCTTGCCGAGGCCGTTGCCAACCCAGAGCCTGACCCTGATTACAGCCCCATTGCGGAGGGCAGTTGTCAGTGGAGGGTGAAGGTTCGATACCTTGTCAATTTGCCAGTGGATTCAGGCATTCTCATCGAGGAAGCGAATACAGGCAGCCGTAATCTGGCCCATTCGGTACGACAGCAATCGCATATCAAGCTAAAGCCTGACGAATATATGATGGCCAAGAGCAAGCTGGAAGCAAAAAATGATTCATTTCAATGAATTGAAGAATCATGTTGAATAATCTCAACGAAAAGGTGCCGAAGACATGAGGGAGAAGTCCGACCGACTCCCTGCTGACTACGCCAGGCTGCTGGCCGACATCAGGCAGCGCGTGCGGTACGCCCAGACCAGCGCCATGCTGGCGGTCAACGCGGATTTGATCCGTCTTTACTGGGAAATCGGCTCGCTGATTGATGCCCGCCAAAACAAGGAAGGCTGGGGCGCTGGCGTTATTCCCAGGCTTGCTCGCGATCTGCACAACGAATTGCCCGAAGAAAAAGGTTTTTCCGAGCGCAATATCAAGCGGATGTTGGCATTCTATCGGGAATACCCTCACCTGGAATTTGTGCCGCGACCTGTGGCACAAACAGGCCCTCCCCCAAAAGTGCCACAGGCTGTGGCACAAATGAACGATGCGAAGAAGCGGCTTGCCGCTCTTGATTCTCTGTCAGCAACCCAATCGCGTCTTGGCGGAATACGCCTTGCGCGGCATGGACAAACCCATCGGCGTTTCCGGCTTTGAGCTGACACGGGCCTTGCCGGAATCGTTGAAAAGCAGTCTGCCGACCATCGAAGAGATCGAGCAGGAACTGGAGGGGAAGGAAGCATGAAGCTGTCCACCGACGACAAACGAATGCTGGAAGATTTGTGCCGGGAAAACGGCGTGAGCGCCGAAAAGGTGCTCAAGCTTCTGGATACTGTGCGCGACTATGAATTCAAGGAACGCCGTACCGGGATTTATGACGCACTGCGAGAAATTCTGAAGAGCGAACAGGGAGCCAGGACATGATTTCCGAGTCTGATGTCGAACGATTTGCGCGGGAGCCGGGTCTGTTGGTGGAACTGTGCCGGGAAGTGGTGGCATGGCTGGACAACGAGGTCGTGGATGATGAAAAAACAGCCATGAAAGCCCAGCTTCGCGAGATAGCCCGTGCCGTCGATAACCTCGAAAGACATGGCATACCGGTTCCCGAGCCATTACGAGCCGAAAAGATACGCCTTGTAGCGCTTCTGGAGGGGAACGCAAAAGCAGTGCATGCTCTCCAGAGTTTGACTGATGGGCTGGAGGGGGTGGTCAACGATCTTAAAAGTAGGAGTGGGAACGTTCATGAGGTAGCCACTGAAAAAAAGCAGCGTTCCAAGCGTTCCAAGCTGCCAAAAACGGATTATGGAACGCTGCGCCAGATGATCGTTGAGGTTTTACGTAGCAAGGGAGGTCGGGCAAGAGTGGTTGAAGTTGTGGATGGAGTTGGCGAGCGGTTACAAGGGCAGTTGCTGCCTGGCGACCTTGAAGTGCGCCAAGACGGAAAAACACCTGTCTGGCGAAATAATGTTCAATGGACACGCTTGAGGATGGTCCAAGACGGAGCTTTACGCAATGACTCTCCAAATGGCATTTGGGAATTGAGCGAGGATCGCCGATGAACTGCGTACGCCAACTACGACCAATGTCTGACCAGGAAGCGGTTTTAAAAAATGCTGCGAAGCATAAGAAAATCGTGCTTATTTCTTGTGCAAACCAAAAGTTGCAGCATCAAGCAAAGGCAAAGGATATTTATGTAAGCACACTTTTCAAGCTCAATCTTAAATATGCAATTAGCATCAATCCAGACGAAATTTACATTATTTCTGCAAAATATGGACTTTTGAATATAGAGAAGGAAATTGAACCATACGACCAAACGCTTAACAATATGCGAATAGCTGAAATCAAAGAGTGGTCGAAGAAAGTTCTCATGCAAATTGATTCAGTTGCCTCTCTAGAAAATGACGAGTTTATATTTCTTGCTGGCGAAAGATACAGAAAGTTTTTGCTACCTTACATCAATCAAACTCTTGTTCCTTTTAAGGGTTTGCGCATAGGTGAGCAGCAGAAGAGGCTGAAGGAATTGACAACATGAGCAGGGAAGGTTCTTTGCATCAAGAATTATGAGGCTTTGCAGGATATTCTGAAGAGCGAACAGGGAGCCAGGACATGATTTCCGAATCTGAGGTTGAACGATTTGTGAAGGAGCCGGGTCTGTTGGTGGAACTGTGCCGGGAAGTGGTGAAAGGGTTGGGCGTTGGGACTGAAAGGCACGAGACGGCGGCCATGGAAATTCAGTTGCGGGAGATTGCCCGGACCATTGAGAAGCTGGACAAGCAAGGGGTGTCGGTTCCGGAGGCATTTAGAGCGGAAAAAACTCGCCTGGCGGCCGCATTGGGAACTCATGCCGAAGCTGATCAAGTTTTCAGCGGTTTGGCTGATGGACTGGAAGACGTGCTCCAGGACATCAGGGCGCATATCGGTCGCACGTCACAGTTGCGGAAGGCGAATACAGCGTACGTTGATCGTTCTCGTTCAGAATCTTCAAAAACAGGTCAGCATGTATTTCGGCAGCTCATTATCGATGCGTTGCAGCACCTCGGCGGTTCCGCTCATAAACGAGATATCTACAAGGAAATTGAAAGAAAATACGCTAATCACTTCCTGCCTGGCGATCTTGAATACCTTCCGGATGGCAAGCGAATTTCTTGGGAGAACCGCTGCGACTGGGTGGGCATGACGTTGCAAAAGGACGGGCTGCTCAAGAAAATGGACAGTCCGAGAGGGTTTTGGAAACTCAGCGAGGGCCACCAATGAAATTCATCAAACTGACCATTGAGAACTACAAATCCTTCCAGTTTGCCACGGAGATTCCCTTTCCGGTTGCCGATGACGGGCGGAGCATTTTTTTGATTGGCGGGATGAACGGCGCGGGAAAGACGTCGATCATGGAGGCGATCAATTTCTGTTTGTACGGGGCCAAGCAGGACGAGATTTTTCGGAGCGTCAATCGGCGGGAAAAGGCCAGGGGCAATGCCAATGTTGTCTTTGAACTGGTCATGGAGATGGATGACGGCGACGAGCTGATCGTCAAGCGATCCTGGAGCGCCGGGGCTGTGGCCGAGCCCAAGCCCCGCGACCTTGCCGAGCGGCTGGTCGTGGTTCGCGGGGGCAAGCGGGTTTCGGTGCAGAATCGGGAAATGTGGCAGGAGTATATCCGCACGGCCATCCCGCCGGGGATAACGCAGTTCTTTTTTTTCGACGGCGAAAAGATTCAGGAAATCGCCGCGGACGATCATTCCGAGGTCCGGCTGAAATCCTCCCTGGAAGCGGCCCTGGGCATCCAGCATATCAACCGCTTGGCTGCCGATCTGACCTACATCAAGCAGGAAGAGCGCAAGGGGTTTGTGGCGATTTCCGACGAGGACATGGAGTTCAAGCAGAGCGAGCTGAAAAAGGAGCGCGGCAAGCTTGGCCGCAAACAGGCGGAACGTTCGGAGCTGCAGGCGGAATTGGAGGATTTTCAGGAGCAGTTGGCTGAGGCCAAAAAACGATTCGGGGCGGCCTTTCATGCGGAGCCGGATAGCCGGGAAGCCCTGCGCGCCCAGGAAAAACAGCGCATCCAGATTGCCAATCGCCTGGCCCAGGTGGAGAGCGAAATCCGCGCTCTTTGTGAGCAGGTTCTGCCGTATGCCCTGGCCGGCAGGCTTTTTGACGACATCCGCGAGCAGATCGAAAAGGAACGGGATTCCTCCACCGGGGCGGTCATCCGCGAACATGCCGCGGAGCTGGCCCAGCGTCTGGTCCGGGTGGTGGAGGAGCCGGAGCCCATTTACCGGGAAAGGCTCTCCCCGGAAAAGATGCTGGAACTGGAACGGCGCATCGTGCGTCTGCTCCAGGAGGGAGAGGGCGGAAACGATGTGCCCAAGATGCTCAATCTCTCGGACCGGGACGCCGCACGGGTACTCAACCAGATGGAGACCGTGGAGCGCAGCGAGGTGTTCCTGATTCAGCCGCTATTGGAGGAAAAGCGCGAGCTGGAGGCCCAGGCGCGGACCCTGATCGGCTTGAGCGGGCTGGGCGGGATGAGCGAGTCGGAGCGGGAGCTGTTCGATCAGCTTCAGGCTGAAATGGAGAGCTGTTCGGCCCAGGTCGGGCGCAAGACCGAGCAATTGCGGTTGGTGGAGGAAGACATTTTCAGCCTGGAGAAGCGGATCAGCGAGATCGAGATGGAAATTGAAAAGCTCTTCGCCAGGCACAGCGTCTCAAAAGAGCGAGCGGAATTTATTGAGGAATGCGACGCCATCGCCGGGGTGCTGAACCAGTTCATCATTCGTCTGCGCAAGAACAAGGTCCAACTGCTGCAGGAAAAGACCTTTGAGATGTACCGCCGCCTTTCCAGTCGCGGGGGGTTGATCAAGGACATCCTGATCAACGACAAAACCTACGAAGTACGGATTTTGGATCGCAGCGGCCACGAGATCAGGAAGTCCGGACTTTCAGCGGGAGAGAAAGAAGTCTTTGCCGTGTCCCTGCTCTGGGGCTTGGCCCAGACCAGCCAGCTCAAGCTGCCCATCATCATCGACACCCCGCTTTCCCGGCTGGACAGCATGCACCGGGACAACATCGTGACCAACTATTTCCCCAATGCCGGGGAACAGGTGGTGATCCTTTCCACGGACACGGAAATCGACGCCGACTACTACCGGAAGTTGCGGCCGCACTTGAGCGGGGCCGGCCGCCTCGTCTTTGACCAGCGGCAGGAGCTGACGACTTTTTCCACTGGATATTTCTGGGAGAAATAAGACCATGGCTGATCGACTGTACACATCCAGCGAAGCGGATGAAATCCTCAGCGCCCTGCGCTACGAAACCAGGCTGGAAAAAGCGGTCCTTGCCCGGATGGCCTTCTCCCTTTCCTTGGTCCGGGTCGGAACCAAGGTGCCTCGCAGTCCGAATTTCAGCGGTGCGCAGATAAACCGGCCAACGTTCTTTGGGGAACATGAACTCTTTCTGCGTACGGTCCTGGGCATGGCCTACAAGAAACCGGACATCAGCGAGGAGGAACTGTTTTCCAACAGGTCGCTGACCAAGAACCATATTGACCATGGAATGGGTCTGCTGGGCGAACTGTTTCAGGAGTGCGGACGATCTGGAGACGCCCTGCTTGCCCGTGTCGTACAGGAAGTGGAGTTTGCGGGCCGGCGCGAACAGCATGGCCAGGGTTTGGATATCTTCATCGGTCGGACGGTGCTGCAGCGGACTGAATTGGTCATGGAGCTGAACAACACTGCCCGACATGCCAACTCCCATCTGGCCATCATGGGCAAGCCGGGCACGGGCAAGACCCAGTTTCTGCTCAAAATCCTCGCGGACATCCGTATCCAGTCCCACTTCCAGACCAACTTCATCTATTTCGACTACAAGGGCGACGTGGTGGACAACCAGCGGTTTCTGGAAGTCGCCAAGGTCCAGCCCTTCGGCCTGCTCCAGGGCGGCCAAAGCCTGCCCGTGAACCCGTTCATCCTCCCGGCCTACGACGAGCAGACCGTGAACGTCTCGGCCCGGGAAAAGGCGGAAAGTTTCGCGTCCATCAACGCCAAGCTCGGCGTGGTCCAGAAGGGCGCCCTGACCGAGGCCATCCGGGCCGCCTACGCCCAGCGTGCCGGAAGCCCCGCCCCGTATCCGGATTTCCACGACGTTTATCAGATTGTCTCCAGGATGTACGAGGAGGACAACAAAAAGGACGACAGCCTGATCGAGGTGCTGCGCGACCTGGCGGAGTTTGACCTTTTCTGGCGGCATGGCAGCGATGTCCAGCCCATCGACCGCCTGTCCAACCGAACCATCCTCATTGACGTCCATGCCATGCCGGTTCTCAAGGAGCTTGTGGCCTATCTGGTCATCGAACGCCTGTACAAGGAAATGGCGCTCCTGCCGGACAGCCCGGTCAAGGACGGCCGCCGGACCATCCGGACCATTCTGGTCATCGACGAGGCGCACAACTACCTGAACCAGAAAAACATGTTCCTGCAACGCATCATCCGGGAAGGACGCTCCAAGGGTATCGTGGTCTTTTTCGCAAGCCAATCCCCCAACGATTATCAGCAAAAATTTTTCAATTTTCAAGAGTTACTTGAGTTTGCCTATATTTTCCAGTGTGAGGGTGTATCGGCTGTTTCAGTCCAAGAGATACTGGGTTGTAACAGTAAATCAGCAAAGGAACTACAGACGGAAATCGCTCGCTTGGAACCATGGCAGGTAATTTCTCGGAGTACTGAGAAGACGGAAGAGTTCGTTAAATTTACAGCGGAAGCATTTTATAAATGTTATTAGTTATTTTATGAATATGGGGTTTTCTGTGGACCATGCTGAACTCAAACAAACAATTGACAATATTTTGTCAGACATGAAAATAGTCGTTGACTATTTAAAAAATAGTATCTCAAATCAAGATAATGCGATTTTGTTTCAAAAAATTAAAAATATTGAAAGAACAATAGAGAAAATGAAATCTCAATCTATGACAATTCCCGAGGAGTTGACGAGAATGAAGTTGTCTCTCTATTTTGAATATGAAAGACAAAAAGAATTAATGCAAATAAGAAATTATTTGAATGACAGTGTTAAGGCAATACTTTTTCCTCACATACGTTTTCCAAAAGTGAAAAGAAAATCAAAAGTGCCAAATCAATACAAGAAAAAACAGCAGCAGCTACCACTCTGCTTCTAGAAAAGAATGTTCAACCAGCCCCAACCCGTATCCCCATCTACCGCCCAGGACTATCTCGCCTGGGAAGTGGAGCAGGAGGGCAAGCATGAGTATTATTACGGTGAAATCTTCGCCATGGGAGGCGCTTCCCGGCGGCATGTGACCGTGGCCTTGAATGTGGCCGCGGATCTGAACGAACAACTCGCGGGCTCCCCGTGCCGCGCTTATATGGCGGACATGATGGTGGAGGCGGTGGCGGACGAGGTGTATTACTATCCGGACGTGTTCGTGACCTGCGATCCGACTGATCATCGGGCGGATCGGTTCATGCGGTCGCCGGTTCTGGTGGTCGAGGTGCTGTCGCCTTCCACCGAAGCCTATGACCGGGGGGAGAAGTTTGCCAAGTATCGTTTGATTTCGTCCTTGCGGGAATACGTGCTGATCGATCCGGAGCGTTTGACCGTGGAGGCGTATCGGCGGACGGGCGAGGGCGTCTGGACCCTGCGTGACGTGCCGAATGGTGAGCCGTTGTACTTGGACGGCTTGAAGTTGGAGATCGCCTGGCAGCGGATGTTCCGGAACGTGGCGGAGTGAGAAAAATAAACCTGGCACTATTCTCACTATGAACGGGGATCTTTCCGCAAAGACAAAGATAACCTGAAGGCATGATTGTTGATGGGGCAGCAGCTTTCCGAACTGCCCGCGGCCAAATTTCCGCTGCCGCCCAATGTGCTGAACCGCTGAACATTCTCTCCGCGCCGCATTTGTCCGAATGATTCAGAGCCCAGAGCAAGCCCGGCGAGCATGTCAACGCCATGTGACCCGTTATGCCCTTGACAGGAAGTACGTAATCTTTCATTTTTGTCCTTTCAGAAAAGGATGAAATGTGAAGCAGCTTTTCAAGAAAATCATCACGGACTTTCAGGAGTCGAAAATCAAGCCGACTGTTCCACGGGACATGGAAATCCCCCTGGAGTCCGGAAAGGTCGTTTCCTTGGTCGGGGTCAGGCGCAGCGGCAAGACTTCACTCCTGTACCAGATTATTGAGTCCTTGCAGGAGCAAGTTGATCCAACCAGCATCGTGTACGTGAATTTCGAGGACGACCGGCTTTTTCCGCTGGAACTGCCGCATCTGGACGCCCTCGTGGAAGCTTATTACGAGATTTATCCATACAATAGGGACCACAAGGTCTGGCTTTTCCTGGATGAGATCCAGAATGTCCCGAATTGGGAACTTTTTGTGCGCCGCATTTACGATACCATGAACCTGGAAATCTTCATCACGGGTTCATCCTCCAAACTGCTGGGCGCTGACCTTTCCACTGCTTTGCGGGGCCGGACCATCACCTACGAGGTTTTTCCCTTCTCGTTCAAGGAGTATCTGCGTGCCCGAGGCATTGAGATCGCCCCGCATTCATCCAGATCATCAAGCTTTGCGGCCAATGCCTTTGAGGACTACATCCTCCACGGGGGCTTTGCCGAGACCATTGCCGCCACGTCGGACGTCAGGACGCGGACCCTGTCGGACTATGCGGACCTGATCATCTACAAGGACATTGTGGAGCGTCACGGAATCAAGAACCTCGCTCTGATGAAGCACCTCGTCAAATATTGCTTGACGAACATGGCCACCAGCGCCAGCATGAACAGGCTTTTCAATGATTTTAAATCCCAGGGCTTCAAGGTCGGCAAGGACACGCTGTTCGAGTATTTTTCCTACCTGAGTGACGCGTATGCCGTGTTCAGCGTGCCGGTATTCAGGAATTCCGTGCGGGAAGAGCAGCGCAACCCGAAAAAAATCTATGCCGTGGATAACGGGTTCAAGTCCATCTTCGATGCCTCTCTGTCCCCGGATTACGGGAGGCTCTACGAGAATGCGACGTTTCTGCACCTGCGTCGCCATACCAGGGAGGTGTACTACTTTCTTCAGCAGCAGGAAGTGGATTTTTATTGCCGGATCCAGGGCCGTCGGGTCATTGCCAATGTCTGCCTCGACCTGCACGCCCCGGACACGCGCAAAAGAGAACTGAACGGCCTTGCCGAAGCCCTGGCATACTTCGACTCCGACCAGGGATGGCTGCTGACCAGGAGCCACGAAGAAACCGTGATCCATGACGGCAGAACCATCACCATCCTTCCCTTGTGGAAATGGCTGGTGGAGGGTGAGGTTTGAAGATGGGAAGGCGGCCTTGCATCGATCCGGAGCGTTTGACCGTGGAGGCGTATCGGCGTACGGGCGAGGGCGTCTGGACCCTGCGCGACGTGCCGAATGGTGAGCTGTTGTACTTGGACGGCTTGAAGCTGGAGATCGCCTGGCAGCGGGTGTTCCGGAACGTGGTGGAGTAGGGGAGTTTTTTTCAACAATCAAACCATAGAGCCGATATCATGAGCGCGATTTACGACCAGTTTCCGTCCCGTCGCGGGCGGATGGAGTATGTTTGTCTGGGCTGCGGGGCCCGGTTGGATATTGATGAATTGTATTACACCTGCCCTGAGTGCGGCGAGGTTTTGCTGCTGGAGGATCTGGATTTTGACGACTTGCGGCAAACCAGGCCCGAGCAGTGGCGGGAGACCTTTGATTTGCGGGCCGCCACCAGGCGTCCGGAACTCAAGGGCATTTTTCGGTTCTATGAACTGATGGCCCCGGTGCTGGAGCCGGAGGACATCATCTGGCTGGGGGACGGCAATACGCCGATCATCCCCGCGTCTCCGGCTCTGGCCGGGCATGTGGGCCAGGAGCTGGCCTTCAAGAACGACGGCCAGAATCCCAGCGCCTCGTTCAAGGACCGGGGTATGGCCTGCGCCTTCAGCTACCTCAAGGCCCTGATCCGGCGGCACGGCTGGGACCAGGTGCTTACGGTCTGCGCCTCCACCGGGGACACGTCCGCTGCCGCGGCCCTGTACGCCGCGTATGTAGGCGGGGCGGTGAAAAGCGTGGTTCTGCTGCCCCAGGGCAAGGTCACTCAGCAGCAGTTGGCCCAGCCTCTGGGCAGCGGGGCCATGGTCCTGGAGTTGCCCGGGGTGTTCGACGACTGCATGAAGGTGGTGGAGCATTTGGCGGAAAATTACCGGGTGGCCCTGCTCAATTCCAAGAACGCCTGGCGCATCCTGGGTCAGGAGTCCTACGCTTTTGAGGTGGCCCAGCACTACGGCTGGGATCTGGCGGGCAAGGCCGTATTCGTGCCCATCGGCAACGCGGGGAATATTACGGCGATCATGAATGGGTTTTTGAAGCTCCTTAAGCTTGGAATTATTCAGCATTTGC is drawn from Desulfonatronum thioautotrophicum and contains these coding sequences:
- the dndD gene encoding DNA sulfur modification protein DndD is translated as MKFIKLTIENYKSFQFATEIPFPVADDGRSIFLIGGMNGAGKTSIMEAINFCLYGAKQDEIFRSVNRREKARGNANVVFELVMEMDDGDELIVKRSWSAGAVAEPKPRDLAERLVVVRGGKRVSVQNREMWQEYIRTAIPPGITQFFFFDGEKIQEIAADDHSEVRLKSSLEAALGIQHINRLAADLTYIKQEERKGFVAISDEDMEFKQSELKKERGKLGRKQAERSELQAELEDFQEQLAEAKKRFGAAFHAEPDSREALRAQEKQRIQIANRLAQVESEIRALCEQVLPYALAGRLFDDIREQIEKERDSSTGAVIREHAAELAQRLVRVVEEPEPIYRERLSPEKMLELERRIVRLLQEGEGGNDVPKMLNLSDRDAARVLNQMETVERSEVFLIQPLLEEKRELEAQARTLIGLSGLGGMSESERELFDQLQAEMESCSAQVGRKTEQLRLVEEDIFSLEKRISEIEMEIEKLFARHSVSKERAEFIEECDAIAGVLNQFIIRLRKNKVQLLQEKTFEMYRRLSSRGGLIKDILINDKTYEVRILDRSGHEIRKSGLSAGEKEVFAVSLLWGLAQTSQLKLPIIIDTPLSRLDSMHRDNIVTNYFPNAGEQVVILSTDTEIDADYYRKLRPHLSGAGRLVFDQRQELTTFSTGYFWEK
- a CDS encoding Uma2 family endonuclease, which encodes MFNQPQPVSPSTAQDYLAWEVEQEGKHEYYYGEIFAMGGASRRHVTVALNVAADLNEQLAGSPCRAYMADMMVEAVADEVYYYPDVFVTCDPTDHRADRFMRSPVLVVEVLSPSTEAYDRGEKFAKYRLISSLREYVLIDPERLTVEAYRRTGEGVWTLRDVPNGEPLYLDGLKLEIAWQRMFRNVAE
- a CDS encoding winged helix-turn-helix domain-containing protein — its product is MISESEVERFVKEPGLLVELCREVVKGLGVGTERHETAAMEIQLREIARTIEKLDKQGVSVPEAFRAEKTRLAAALGTHAEADQVFSGLADGLEDVLQDIRAHIGRTSQLRKANTAYVDRSRSESSKTGQHVFRQLIIDALQHLGGSAHKRDIYKEIERKYANHFLPGDLEYLPDGKRISWENRCDWVGMTLQKDGLLKKMDSPRGFWKLSEGHQ
- a CDS encoding DndE family protein, which gives rise to MADRLYTSSEADEILSALRYETRLEKAVLARMAFSLSLVRVGTKVPRSPNFSGAQINRPTFFGEHELFLRTVLGMAYKKPDISEEELFSNRSLTKNHIDHGMGLLGELFQECGRSGDALLARVVQEVEFAGRREQHGQGLDIFIGRTVLQRTELVMELNNTARHANSHLAIMGKPGTGKTQFLLKILADIRIQSHFQTNFIYFDYKGDVVDNQRFLEVAKVQPFGLLQGGQSLPVNPFILPAYDEQTVNVSAREKAESFASINAKLGVVQKGALTEAIRAAYAQRAGSPAPYPDFHDVYQIVSRMYEEDNKKDDSLIEVLRDLAEFDLFWRHGSDVQPIDRLSNRTILIDVHAMPVLKELVAYLVIERLYKEMALLPDSPVKDGRRTIRTILVIDEAHNYLNQKNMFLQRIIREGRSKGIVVFFASQSPNDYQQKFFNFQELLEFAYIFQCEGVSAVSVQEILGCNSKSAKELQTEIARLEPWQVISRSTEKTEEFVKFTAEAFYKCY
- a CDS encoding DNA modification system-associated small protein, whose product is MKLSTDDKRMLEDLCRENGVSAEKVLKLLDTVRDYEFKERRTGIYDALREILKSEQGART
- the thrC gene encoding threonine synthase; its protein translation is MSAIYDQFPSRRGRMEYVCLGCGARLDIDELYYTCPECGEVLLLEDLDFDDLRQTRPEQWRETFDLRAATRRPELKGIFRFYELMAPVLEPEDIIWLGDGNTPIIPASPALAGHVGQELAFKNDGQNPSASFKDRGMACAFSYLKALIRRHGWDQVLTVCASTGDTSAAAALYAAYVGGAVKSVVLLPQGKVTQQQLAQPLGSGAMVLELPGVFDDCMKVVEHLAENYRVALLNSKNAWRILGQESYAFEVAQHYGWDLAGKAVFVPIGNAGNITAIMNGFLKLLKLGIIQHLPRIFGVQSAHADPVFRYYHETDPAKRAYQPVTVQASVAQAAMIGNPVSFPRVRHLVNRYEQAGGAELFHVLQVEEQAVIEGMLLANRHGHIVCTQGGECLAGLLRARELGLMAREETAVLDATAHSLKFIGFQEMYFENSFPPEYRITPKPELMNAPQKVLSPEVKADLPPEDFTVQAAQAVAETLGLQTRKPG
- a CDS encoding DUF6884 domain-containing protein translates to MNCVRQLRPMSDQEAVLKNAAKHKKIVLISCANQKLQHQAKAKDIYVSTLFKLNLKYAISINPDEIYIISAKYGLLNIEKEIEPYDQTLNNMRIAEIKEWSKKVLMQIDSVASLENDEFIFLAGERYRKFLLPYINQTLVPFKGLRIGEQQKRLKELTT
- a CDS encoding winged helix-turn-helix domain-containing protein: MISESDVERFAREPGLLVELCREVVAWLDNEVVDDEKTAMKAQLREIARAVDNLERHGIPVPEPLRAEKIRLVALLEGNAKAVHALQSLTDGLEGVVNDLKSRSGNVHEVATEKKQRSKRSKLPKTDYGTLRQMIVEVLRSKGGRARVVEVVDGVGERLQGQLLPGDLEVRQDGKTPVWRNNVQWTRLRMVQDGALRNDSPNGIWELSEDRR
- a CDS encoding DUF1016 N-terminal domain-containing protein, with product MREKSDRLPADYARLLADIRQRVRYAQTSAMLAVNADLIRLYWEIGSLIDARQNKEGWGAGVIPRLARDLHNELPEEKGFSERNIKRMLAFYREYPHLEFVPRPVAQTGPPPKVPQAVAQMNDAKKRLAALDSLSATQSRLGGIRLARHGQTHRRFRL
- a CDS encoding ATP-binding protein, which encodes MKQLFKKIITDFQESKIKPTVPRDMEIPLESGKVVSLVGVRRSGKTSLLYQIIESLQEQVDPTSIVYVNFEDDRLFPLELPHLDALVEAYYEIYPYNRDHKVWLFLDEIQNVPNWELFVRRIYDTMNLEIFITGSSSKLLGADLSTALRGRTITYEVFPFSFKEYLRARGIEIAPHSSRSSSFAANAFEDYILHGGFAETIAATSDVRTRTLSDYADLIIYKDIVERHGIKNLALMKHLVKYCLTNMATSASMNRLFNDFKSQGFKVGKDTLFEYFSYLSDAYAVFSVPVFRNSVREEQRNPKKIYAVDNGFKSIFDASLSPDYGRLYENATFLHLRRHTREVYYFLQQQEVDFYCRIQGRRVIANVCLDLHAPDTRKRELNGLAEALAYFDSDQGWLLTRSHEETVIHDGRTITILPLWKWLVEGEV